ATAGATGCGGTATTCGATTGACATTTGTTGAATTTAATATACTAGTCTTTTGCATCTGAttgtattttgataaaaataaaaaatatttttgtaaatatatttaagtacacttaaatataattatataccaatattattatcaattatattatattatatatatacaaaaattaataatttatataaaatatatattaaaaataaactaaactatatatataatagttgatgttttgtatataaataaaatttttataaaaaaatattttatattaataatatattaaaattaaattattaaataaattattaatataaaacatatattaaaaataggTAAGAAAATAACACAAGCCGTTTGGACTTACGTTGATGTGGGCCAAAGGGGAGCTTCCCAGTTCCAAGTGCCAACTATCAAAGATAGGCAACGTTAGATTTGTCATTGGAAAATGACACTCTTTTATATAGGTTTATGCCACACAAAAGAATAACACCAGGCTTAGCTCATCGatctatattatattattatcatatCATTTAATAATAAGACAAATAGCATTTACTCCACTTTTTAAGAGGAAAAACAAACACTCGGTTAACATTTTTTTTGTACGAATACTCCTtttaactttttgaaaagaaaaaaaatactaaagacggtaaaaattattattttttattaattgttaattattaatatataaaaataaaaattaagagTATATTATTCGattattaaattgaaaaattaggttaatgattaaaataataaattttaatgatatttgattttttttttaaaaatattaattgattctaaatctttcaaaaaattaattaattaacattttaattaatttaagttAATATAATGATTAGTTTATTagtctatttaaattttaaaaaagtgtTGAGTATTTGAATATcattttgtttatatatataataaaaatggaATTTATGTCATATATAAAaagttataataatataaagGTATATGGTATTATTTGAGCCCACAtcttataatattaattaattaattacatgATTTTTACACCACAGCGCAACCAATATAAATTTTGCTAGCTGAGTTGGTTGGAGCTTGTACCATTATTATGGCTGAGTTCAGTGGTGCCCTGTGAAGAATGCACTATGAATTATGACTCAATCTCAGCATCTGTATGGGCTTCACAAATGCTAAGTGCCTAAGTTGCATTAAATCTATGCATGCAAAATGGGTTGTAGGAAGGGAAACAAGGCCTAAATAACAATGCGGCAGAAGGGTTGTGGATCTAACGGGCTTTATCTTCTTTTTTGGTTAACAAGGTATCCCTCAAGTAGACCAAAAACTAAAAACGTAACAACCTCGATGCTATACATGacccaaaaacaaaaaacaatgtAGAGATTAAGTGCTTGATTTATGACCcacaaagaaaaagagtttgaTTATGACCAAAGAGGCAAAGGTGGATAAGCAATTCTCAACTCTATTTTCTTCATGGATAATATCTTCGACCTTTTAGAAATGTTTCAGTTTTATTATCGGATGTCTCGGAAGTTAGAAAAAGAAATACTAATCCGTCTTAATGCTGAACTTCATTTAAGTGTTTTCGCTGGCTAATAGATTGTTGCATACATAAAGCGGGATTTATACTTTCGACACTTATTTAAGTAGACTAATGAACTAACTACTAGACCAACCAAACTTTGTTATGTTACTCACTTACTctaactaatattttttagacCAAAAAAGTAATTTTAGACAGAAATAATGATTCTGCAACGTTTCTTGTttcttaatatataatattgaaTTTAAACATTGGCTATAGTGATTAAAAGTTGAACTGTTATATTATATTCTATAAAGTCATTTTCAGCCTAccccaaaaaaagaaaaaagaaaaccaATGCTACCTGAAATGGAATTTTGAACTTTGAAATGCAAGAGAAGAAAAACTCGAAAAAGGAAGATGGGGGAAAACAGCTACAGATTAAAGAAAGACATGGATGCTAAGATAGAGgcattaaaatttaataaaagttAACATTCCTTGCATGCTAATAAACAACGAAGAATATCGGCTTCTGATTCGTTACCTCCATCTCTAACAATACTTATATGATATCCTTCCATGAACATAATACAAATATTATTATCCGCAAAACCATGGCACAAGCTATTCCTATCTTACCCCGTAAGTCAAACGTAAATCCCCCTTACTGAAAAAGTTCACATTATTTTGAGACAGCAAATAATGTTGTCTCTTCCACTTTGCTCAACATGCTCAACTCAACCCAGCGCCTCTTGCTTCTTGCAATATTGTTTTTGCCATTCATTTCTGATCCCTTCTTGTTCCAAAATAAATGCTCAGTGTCGGCGTCACCTATTCAAGGAAGAACCTTCAACAGACCCGATCCTTTAAGACACTTCAAACGTTACCATGGAGGTTTCGATGTTCGAAACAAACATTACCTCGCTGTGAGTCTTTAATCAATTTCAATCAATTTGAACAAAGTGATACGTTGAAATATTGATTACGCCTATGAGGAGTGCTTGGTAACCAGCAGgttttgtgatttgtagtcATCAATTAGTCATTATTAATGTTTTTAACAGTGTGAAATTATATCTAATAGTGTAGAATTACTCACTTTTCTTTTACTAGTTAAGTGCTGAAAGTATTGGCCCCTACACTTTCTCTTACGGGCTATTGCTTCTTCTGATCCTTTTCAGTCTGCGGCATTTACAGGAGTCCATGGATATACATTTGCCGGAGTGTGGTTGTTATGTGGCCTAGCCTTCACCATTTTCATCTTAGCCAACAAGTTCCTAAGAGGTGGCTTAAGCTCACCACCATGTTTGCACCATTATTATCTCCACGTTTTCCTCTTACTTCTATTCTTCACCTCTCTCGCTATGtaagatatataataattcatgTACCTCTGCCTAATAGCTTAAACTTTTGGGATAAGTAGCTTCGTTACATATGCATGTATTTGCATTGCAGAGTTGCTTCCAGTTTGGTCCTCGTGGTGAGTCAGAAGACCCTTCGGAGGACAGAAAAACTGAAAGAAACTGTGGTTGGCATAGGCAAAGATGCTCTAGAGACCATAGGCAGAGTGATGAAGACAACGAAACAAATGCAGTTCCTTTTGATTCCATACAATCCAGAGATTTGTGATAGATTGAATTCCACTACTCAAGATCTCCGAAGCAATTCGCGTGTCATCCGTCGTTTTATCGATACAACTGGCCAATCCTTTCACAAAGCCACTCATACTTGGTAAAACTACTACATACTATTTCTCATGAATTCACTTATTTATTTGTATACATTTAATTTCATTCGTATAATGTATGTATCTTAGGTATGTAGCACATTTGATTATTGTGATCGTCAACTTAGCCACTCTGGTTGGAGCGCTTGGTGAGCAAAGCGTTACTATTTTACGCCAAAAATACTATTCGTATATCAAAATCAGCCACTAAAATTAGctattaatatatttgtgtataaatacatgtgttgtttagtttattttcaatatGTATTTGTATTCCAAACATGTATTATATActggtggctgattttagtgtatacGTAGCATAGTCGATTTCACATTCATAGCTAATTCTCTTCTTATCAATATTAATGGTTTTCTTTCTCACTTTGTGGTTTTTGGTTCAGTTTTGCCGCTGTTGCTGCATTCGCGCCCTGGATTTATAATGTAAGACTAAGACACATAGTAGAATTTTCAATATTAATTTAACTAGATTGTAGGTTTATTATATACTGCATTTTGTGCTACAAATAATTTGATTTTGCATTTGTTTCAGCGTAATTTCCTGCTTTTGGATCTTGACAAGCCTGTGCTGGTTCTTGACGGGTTTTGATTTTTTCCTTCACACGTAAGTATAACAAATTGTTATACCTTTCGTTACCGTGCGGGATTGAACTGAaccatcttttttttttactagatTCACAATGTTGTTCTGTAACTGTGAATGCAGTTTTGCTGATGATGCATGCTCTGCCTTTGAGGATTTTGAACAAAATCCACAGAACAGTAGCCTTGGCTCCATGTTGCCTTGCGTTAATGCATCATTCTCCGGCAAATTGATTACTGAAATAGGATACACCATCCACAGTTTCATAGTTGAGGTAGAAAATTTGGTTGATTCCTTCTGCATCAGCTACATAGTAATGAATATATTAGTAATTTAGTACTATATAGGTTCTGATGATACAATGGTTTtgtttttcatattattttgtTGTCTCAGTTGAATTCCAATATGTCAGTGGCTTATCGGCTGCTAGGAGTAGTAGGTGAACAAAGTGAAGAAATAATGGGAGAAATCAAGATTTGTGACCCTTTCTCTGCAGCTCCAAACTATACCTACATTCCACAAAGCTGCTCCCAAGGTGCCATCCCAATTGGCGAAACATCAAAAGTAAGTATTCACATATCTTTATGCTCaatggtgaaaactcaggtgcagttgACTTCACGTGAAACTAAAACTTGAGGgttgttagatgaaaatttagtcaaatcagtcaaatcatctaatggCTCTCAAGTATCAACTTTACGTGAAATCGACTTAACCTGAGTTTCCACCATGTTAAATACCTTATTGGACCAACATAGTGCTAGCTATTTCATAGAACAAAGTTTATTTGGGCATATAGATACTTGCAAAGTTTACATGCCACAAAGAGAAGACAAGAGAGGAATGCAGAAAAGAGGGAAGATTTATAACAGAATCGTCGTACAACATGGCTCATGCCTATAGCAGATCCATTCAGGACTTGTTGGACATATATCCAGACTTGCAAAGGCTGTCAAATTGCACCTTGGTAAAGAACAAAGTTACTGAAATTGTGGAGCATCAGTGCAGGCCAATAAGAACTTCAACAACATTGTTGTGGTCTTCTATGATATCTCTCTCCATCATCATGGTTATCTTGGTCTTAGCATGGGTAGCGGAGGCTTTTCTCTGCTGGGACAAACCCCTCTCTATATACTCTCACATCTagacacaattttttttattttgtttttaatttatgtacAAGTTGAGGAAGGTAAGTATATCAATCAAGGAGGTATGGGGGTCTGGGGCTTGTGTATACtacttttcccttttttatttttttctgttttgttATGAGAAATTTTCAAATATGTAAATGGTACTCCATGCAGGTCGCAAGACAAAAATTGGAGAACagtgtaaaaaaataaagagaatatATTTTTAAGCGTAAATATTTCTGTATTTTCGCGAAGAAAATTAGGagaatttgtatttttattgataaaaaatgtttttcttctttaattttctgtatgctattttttctcttttctctttttctttaaaaGAAGAGCAATGTtagggggccagcaatttttgtgattgttagccatcaactagccatcaatgatgatttgatggtgtgagattgatATGAGATTTCATCTAATAGTTCACCTTtttctgctggttacatgctggtcaaaattcaataaaactgctgggCTCCTAGACTTTTCCTTAAAAGAATTGAATGGCCGCCTAAACTACTAGATGGAATGGATGTAAGAATGTCTCAAAAATTAGTATAGTACAGCTAGTTAATAATTGCCTAAACTACTCAATAATGATTGCATAATGACAACGGTTCATGTTAACAATTAATTGTAGTATTTTAATGTCGAAAGTGATTTTAATAATGCCACTAAGGACCAAGAGTTCATTTATTTCGCATGTAGCCCCCGAAACAACCAAACTCAACTCCCTTATAACCGAAAAATCGATGAACCGGATATAAAACCGATCCAACTGAACTATAATTTTGGTAAAAACTGATGAACTGGCAGTTTAAATAACTGGTCGATTCGATTTTTTTTACCCTCTTCCTAAAACGGCGTTGTTTCTAATGccttaagaaaaaaaaaaaaaaactaactaaCCGAACCCAGTTCCTCGAGCTCGAAGTGAAGCATCCTTGTCCTCCAGCTAAggaactctctctctctctcttacaCTCATGATCGCCAGCATCTCTGCCTCATGCCGTCACTCCTCTGCGTCTTTGTCATTGCGTCGTCGCCTCCATTTGTGAGTTGCCTGCCTTGCGTTGTCGCGTCTCTATGGCTCTGTACGTCTTTGTCGTCGCGCCATCGTCCGTCGCTGCTCGCCAATCTCTGCTCTGCTCTTTTCTGCTCTTTTTCTCACTTCGCACCTCCATCGCCACCAGCTCTCCTCCGCTCACGTCTCGCGTCTCCGCCTCAGGCTGCCTGCATCTCGCTCGCATCTCTATTTCTGTCTGCTTCATTGGTGTGCTCCACTGCTTTTCTGCCATGAGCTCTCTTCGTGGTGTGCTCCACTGCTCTTTTGCTCCACTATCCTCTCTGTCGTGAACATTTACttgtttttttagttttttttcctGTGAAATTTCTTGTTATTACTGTAAATGTTATTGTTGATTGGTTTATGAATTGCTaaattagttttgaattggTAAATTAGTTGAATTGGTtttggattgattttgaatta
The genomic region above belongs to Arachis stenosperma cultivar V10309 chromosome 5, arast.V10309.gnm1.PFL2, whole genome shotgun sequence and contains:
- the LOC130980348 gene encoding uncharacterized protein LOC130980348, producing MLNSTQRLLLLAILFLPFISDPFLFQNKCSVSASPIQGRTFNRPDPLRHFKRYHGGFDVRNKHYLASAAFTGVHGYTFAGVWLLCGLAFTIFILANKFLRGGLSSPPCLHHYYLHVFLLLLFFTSLAIVASSLVLVVSQKTLRRTEKLKETVVGIGKDALETIGRVMKTTKQMQFLLIPYNPEICDRLNSTTQDLRSNSRVIRRFIDTTGQSFHKATHTWYVAHLIIVIVNLATLVGALVLPLLLHSRPGFIIVISCFWILTSLCWFLTGFDFFLHTFADDACSAFEDFEQNPQNSSLGSMLPCVNASFSGKLITEIGYTIHSFIVELNSNMSVAYRLLGVVGEQSEEIMGEIKICDPFSAAPNYTYIPQSCSQGAIPIGETSKILAKFTCHKEKTREECRKEGRFITESSYNMAHAYSRSIQDLLDIYPDLQRLSNCTLVKNKVTEIVEHQCRPIRTSTTLLWSSMISLSIIMVILVLAWVAEAFLCWDKPLSIYSHI